A part of Terriglobus roseus genomic DNA contains:
- a CDS encoding O-antigen ligase family protein has product MTAPAMHMPTESSSFGRKLFALYIFISVILPGGSILGINVKILTFVPLTLYGIQLLSRQREAISQVFFALMVAAVASFWLIPSLMNPFYDIWGFPQYKDVLTTLLGCLLVRLFTLDMVSREKFIRLCIYAVAFGSFLKVLLFLYSIKSGVSISDVIQRVSHVTGVVLMSVDIDGAGIRIQFPSDNVIPICVFAITALRKRLRIGALSSFLIVALFVTSSLFTFSRFIWVSTLFAFFLGMLLAEKDRMRWVYLGVAGAVTLYFISMITDLIELRFASSLATASDQVRAWQIAKLKEFFWQAPLFGHGMGSYPIHFKRSEEVFYAYEVQVLALFGEFGLVGMGLFVLLMVNYYRKAFSFSAGTSKYQFAIFLLLLNYLAAGFFNPCLLVSFSAVSYGLIFALAGMHRTEGSSSSKATFAEPLGRGFPDQTVYAR; this is encoded by the coding sequence ATGACCGCGCCAGCAATGCATATGCCAACAGAGAGTTCCTCGTTTGGACGCAAGCTGTTCGCCTTGTACATTTTCATCTCTGTTATCCTTCCCGGCGGAAGCATTCTCGGTATCAATGTAAAGATTCTGACGTTTGTCCCGCTCACCCTCTACGGCATACAGCTTCTGTCAAGACAGAGGGAAGCAATATCGCAGGTCTTCTTTGCCTTAATGGTTGCCGCTGTTGCATCGTTTTGGCTGATCCCCTCGCTAATGAATCCGTTCTATGACATTTGGGGGTTTCCGCAGTACAAGGATGTGCTGACCACATTGCTGGGCTGTTTACTCGTTCGCCTATTCACGCTAGACATGGTGAGTCGGGAAAAATTCATCCGTCTTTGCATCTATGCCGTTGCGTTCGGCAGCTTTCTCAAAGTGCTGCTCTTCCTCTATTCCATCAAGAGTGGCGTATCCATCTCCGACGTTATTCAGCGCGTTTCACATGTCACGGGTGTCGTCTTGATGTCTGTAGACATTGACGGGGCTGGAATACGCATCCAATTTCCCTCTGACAATGTGATTCCTATCTGTGTATTTGCAATCACTGCTCTGAGGAAACGCCTGAGGATTGGCGCCTTAAGCTCGTTTCTGATTGTCGCCCTCTTTGTAACGTCATCACTGTTCACGTTCTCCCGCTTCATTTGGGTGAGCACGCTGTTTGCGTTCTTTCTAGGCATGTTGCTAGCGGAAAAGGACCGGATGCGGTGGGTGTACTTGGGCGTCGCTGGAGCCGTTACGCTTTATTTCATATCCATGATCACGGACCTCATCGAACTCCGCTTTGCCTCATCTCTCGCTACTGCGTCGGATCAGGTACGAGCTTGGCAGATTGCCAAATTGAAGGAATTCTTCTGGCAGGCACCGCTGTTCGGCCACGGGATGGGCAGCTACCCGATTCACTTCAAGCGAAGTGAGGAAGTCTTCTATGCCTACGAAGTTCAGGTGCTTGCGCTGTTCGGCGAATTTGGCCTCGTCGGCATGGGTCTCTTTGTTCTATTGATGGTCAACTATTACAGGAAGGCATTCAGTTTCTCAGCGGGCACGTCAAAGTATCAGTTCGCCATCTTCTTGCTGCTTCTCAACTACCTGGCAGCCGGATTCTTCAATCCTTGCCTGCTGGTATCGTTTTCTGCCGTGAGCTATGGCCTAATATTCGCCCTTGCTGGCATGCATAGGACAGAGGGAAGCTCATCCTCAAAAGCTACCTTCGCTGAACCGTTAGGGAGAGGGTTTCCGGATCAGACCGTGTATGCACGATGA
- a CDS encoding pyridoxal phosphate-dependent aminotransferase — protein MSKLRTSATAPITVQSEIRAMSVLCEQVGGINMSQGICDTDVPAVVMEGAKAAMDAGFNIYTRLDGIARLRDAVAADWSRRNGVPVDPEHEVLITSGATGAFYCAARGLLDPGDEVILFEPMYGYHIYTLRGLGLEPVIAPLEYGTWALDVDALRAVITPKTRAIVLNTPSNPCGKVFTREELQAVAAIAIEQDLFILSDEIYEHFIYPGHTHISIATLPGMKERTVTISGFSKTYSVTGWRVGYLIADAKWIPAIGFFADTVYICAPAPFQHGCAAGLELLPPSFYTELAAEHDRKRAQTVAALQDAGLTPHIPDGAYYIVADATPLHGATAAEKARDLLARTGVAAVAGSAFFRKGGGENLLRFCFGKRDADLDEACERLRSLSSK, from the coding sequence ATGAGTAAGCTGCGAACCAGCGCAACGGCGCCCATCACTGTGCAGAGCGAAATCCGCGCCATGAGCGTGTTGTGCGAACAGGTGGGCGGCATCAACATGTCGCAGGGCATCTGTGACACGGATGTTCCCGCGGTTGTGATGGAAGGCGCGAAGGCCGCAATGGATGCGGGCTTCAACATCTACACGCGGCTAGATGGTATTGCGCGTCTGCGTGATGCGGTGGCGGCCGACTGGTCGCGGCGCAACGGCGTGCCTGTCGATCCCGAACATGAGGTGCTCATCACCAGCGGCGCTACCGGTGCGTTCTATTGCGCGGCACGCGGACTGCTTGATCCCGGTGACGAAGTCATCCTGTTTGAGCCGATGTACGGCTATCACATCTACACTCTGCGTGGCCTTGGGCTTGAGCCGGTGATTGCGCCGCTGGAGTATGGCACGTGGGCGCTGGATGTGGATGCATTGCGCGCAGTGATCACGCCGAAGACGCGAGCGATTGTTCTGAACACACCATCGAATCCCTGCGGTAAGGTCTTCACGCGAGAAGAACTGCAGGCGGTCGCAGCCATCGCCATTGAGCAGGATCTGTTTATTCTCTCGGATGAGATCTACGAGCACTTCATCTATCCTGGCCACACGCACATCAGCATCGCAACGCTTCCGGGGATGAAGGAACGCACCGTCACCATCTCTGGTTTTTCAAAGACGTACAGCGTCACGGGATGGCGTGTGGGCTATCTGATTGCCGATGCAAAGTGGATACCTGCAATTGGCTTCTTCGCCGACACGGTATACATCTGCGCGCCTGCGCCATTTCAACATGGTTGCGCGGCAGGGCTTGAATTGTTGCCACCATCGTTCTACACGGAACTTGCGGCGGAGCACGATCGCAAACGCGCGCAGACAGTCGCTGCGTTGCAGGATGCAGGTCTTACGCCGCACATACCGGATGGCGCGTATTACATCGTTGCCGATGCAACACCGCTGCATGGCGCTACAGCCGCGGAGAAAGCGCGTGATCTGCTGGCGCGCACGGGTGTTGCGGCCGTGGCTGGTTCCGCGTTCTTTCGCAAAGGTGGTGGCGAGAATCTATTACGCTTCTGCTTTGGCAAACGCGATGCCGATCTGGATGAGGCATGCGAGCGTTTGCGGAGCCTATCAAGCAAATAG
- a CDS encoding MarR family winged helix-turn-helix transcriptional regulator: MFCYCAEARRVSRLLTAKYDAALASAELTSAQFETLSVLHAMQHCSGRVLAQKLAVDKTTLSRNLRGMIEAGLVVSKGSAEDTRQMDYSLTAAGRKKLVKAQPLWQALHEETNRQLGWHAASAQKVLRRMAAAL; encoded by the coding sequence GTGTTTTGTTATTGCGCGGAAGCGCGCCGCGTTTCTCGACTGCTCACTGCGAAGTATGACGCCGCACTGGCGTCGGCGGAACTGACGTCGGCACAGTTTGAAACGCTCAGCGTATTGCATGCCATGCAGCATTGCAGTGGGCGAGTGTTGGCCCAGAAACTCGCTGTAGATAAGACCACCCTATCGCGCAATCTCCGTGGCATGATCGAGGCCGGCCTTGTTGTGTCCAAGGGCTCGGCCGAAGATACGCGGCAGATGGACTACTCTCTGACAGCGGCTGGTCGCAAAAAGTTGGTGAAGGCCCAGCCTCTATGGCAGGCTCTCCACGAGGAAACGAACCGGCAACTCGGCTGGCATGCGGCGTCCGCGCAGAAAGTGCTGCGGAGGATGGCCGCAGCACTGTAA
- a CDS encoding DUF4440 domain-containing protein: MEDHLDTASVLEELRALEPIFHTQAFGTTMDDFAHRMVDDYWEIGASGARYDRAFILKHLASTPPVDAEAAGWITSHHQVRRLAADTFLLTYQLQQLERVTWRSTVWRRSEQGWQVVFHQGTVISS, encoded by the coding sequence ATGGAAGATCATCTGGATACTGCCTCTGTTCTGGAAGAACTGCGCGCACTGGAACCCATCTTTCATACGCAAGCATTCGGTACGACGATGGATGATTTTGCGCACCGCATGGTGGATGACTACTGGGAGATCGGTGCCTCCGGTGCGCGTTACGATCGCGCCTTCATCCTGAAGCATCTGGCATCAACGCCTCCGGTGGATGCAGAGGCCGCGGGTTGGATTACTTCACATCATCAGGTGCGGCGTCTTGCCGCGGACACGTTCCTGCTGACCTATCAGCTTCAACAGCTGGAACGCGTTACATGGCGTTCCACGGTCTGGCGACGCTCCGAACAGGGCTGGCAGGTCGTCTTTCATCAGGGAACCGTCATCTCCTCTTAG
- a CDS encoding ubiquitin carboxyl-terminal hydrolase 14, translating to MAHCTHTDQINDVSPNTNGCEECLKIGSTWVHLRLCLTCGHVGCCDQSLHKHATKHFHATNHPIIQSIEPGEDWGWCYIDQVMLEFE from the coding sequence ATGGCGCATTGCACGCACACGGATCAGATCAACGATGTTTCGCCCAACACGAACGGTTGTGAGGAATGCCTGAAGATTGGCAGCACTTGGGTGCATCTGCGCCTTTGCCTTACATGCGGGCATGTGGGTTGCTGCGATCAGTCATTGCACAAGCACGCCACCAAGCATTTTCATGCAACGAACCATCCCATCATCCAGTCCATTGAGCCCGGCGAAGATTGGGGCTGGTGCTACATCGACCAGGTGATGCTCGAGTTCGAGTAG
- a CDS encoding DUF2235 domain-containing protein, with the protein MKKIILCADGTWNSPPGVTDDGGGTNVWKIYCAMPDTDTQLKFYDSGVGTKGNPVDHLTGGAMGQGLFEKVQDCYSFLSHVYDPGDSIYLFGFSRGAYTARSVGGMIAAFGVPTKNLSNATTAEIFAAYRESDKDKRAALKTQLKQSYDLQDVHIAMIGVWDTVGALGIPGGMFHFLNDKEYGFLDTTLSDCVDRAFHAVSIDERRAAFQPTLWTAKDGSYLENDGRVEQVWFAGVHCDVGGSYADSHLADITLGWMMHKAKECGVEFLPDAEAKYMQDLQPTSAEGAAHDEWSLLKWGIAKHRTVPDQAHLASSVFDRCAAAALTPGYQPENLTWDPQQKTKPHPYPRTEVLPYSQPVWPAKS; encoded by the coding sequence ATGAAGAAGATCATCCTTTGTGCAGACGGAACATGGAACAGCCCGCCGGGGGTAACGGATGACGGTGGCGGCACCAACGTTTGGAAAATTTACTGCGCCATGCCGGATACCGATACGCAGTTGAAGTTCTATGACAGTGGTGTGGGCACGAAGGGCAATCCGGTGGACCACCTGACTGGCGGCGCAATGGGGCAGGGACTGTTTGAAAAGGTGCAGGACTGCTACTCGTTCCTGTCGCATGTCTACGATCCGGGTGACAGCATCTATTTGTTCGGCTTTAGTCGCGGAGCCTATACAGCACGCAGCGTGGGCGGGATGATTGCTGCATTCGGAGTTCCGACAAAGAACCTGTCAAACGCAACCACTGCCGAGATCTTCGCCGCCTATCGTGAAAGCGATAAGGACAAACGCGCCGCCTTGAAGACTCAACTCAAGCAGTCCTACGATCTGCAGGATGTGCACATTGCCATGATCGGCGTATGGGATACCGTTGGCGCACTGGGGATTCCCGGTGGCATGTTCCATTTTCTAAATGACAAGGAATACGGCTTCCTGGACACCACACTGAGCGATTGTGTGGACCGCGCCTTCCATGCTGTCAGCATTGATGAACGGCGGGCAGCCTTCCAACCGACACTATGGACTGCGAAAGACGGAAGCTACCTTGAAAATGATGGCCGCGTAGAGCAGGTGTGGTTCGCTGGCGTTCACTGCGATGTAGGTGGCAGCTATGCCGATTCACACCTTGCGGACATCACGCTGGGATGGATGATGCACAAGGCGAAGGAGTGTGGTGTTGAATTTCTGCCAGATGCGGAAGCCAAGTACATGCAGGATCTTCAGCCAACCTCAGCAGAGGGTGCAGCCCATGACGAATGGAGTCTGCTGAAGTGGGGCATTGCCAAGCATCGTACTGTACCCGATCAGGCGCACCTGGCCAGCAGTGTCTTTGACCGATGCGCGGCAGCCGCGCTGACTCCGGGTTATCAGCCTGAAAATCTCACGTGGGATCCCCAGCAAAAGACGAAACCGCATCCGTATCCACGCACAGAGGTTCTGCCTTATTCACAGCCAGTGTGGCCAGCGAAGTCATAA
- a CDS encoding endonuclease MutS2, which produces MRQTSPAALEWPRLREHLATRTQSSLGRARVLALEPTRELQAIERAQTVTQEIRLFLIAGGEFSFHGLFDANVLLDKARIPNASLEPLELRRIAELAEHIADWRSLITEPPDEIRDRWPTVTAISQPVVQTNFYRLLQLISGKIESDGSLADSASPELARIRKAMERQHKAIEESLRRQLRAVSAEGGAQEDLITIRGERFVIPVKTEFRRRVPGVIHGSSSSGQTVFVEPMETIEQNNELVRLLDEEQQEIHRILVAMTQAVGEQAGSIARSTEVLAEMEAHFAYAKFAQELDCVRPVFTDGRPHGDDAALSLESGRHPLLQLRMREERAKIVPLTLSLPGVAKQLIISGPNTGGKTVALKTVGLLALMAQAGLPVPASTARLPIFSGVYADIGDAQSIERNLSTFSAHISHVNEIAREADNRALVLLDELGSATDPEEGAALAVAISERFLTLGAWSIITTHLTSLKIYAAKHAGVVNAAVGFDERTLAPTYELRMGVPGASSGINIAERLGLEASIIKAARASVTTQSADIARFLDELHTQLTAVAKERNDLRLREMEVEREKRRLEAEGKNEQHKRARELESKLASLMKEFEYQMRESVKSIEDKGAKVKANAEADRRVARLKREFQESFNQTVVAHVSGADKKDPAAQPHVVNAVSAGDMVRLKSMRRDAKVERIIDDRTYEVSVGPMKMRVPKDDIAHVTVPAPRQSPLQHAQKRGIKVVAREPDMVPGEINVIGRTADEARDEVERFLDQAFLAGRPTVRVVHGTGMGILRRSLRDYLRKHPHVVSIEEPPYNEGGQGATLVQLRQ; this is translated from the coding sequence ATGCGTCAGACAAGCCCCGCCGCGCTGGAATGGCCGCGCCTTCGGGAGCATCTCGCAACCCGAACACAGTCTTCTTTGGGACGTGCACGTGTGCTGGCTTTAGAGCCTACACGCGAACTGCAGGCAATCGAACGCGCACAAACCGTAACTCAAGAGATACGTCTCTTTCTGATTGCGGGAGGCGAGTTCAGCTTTCACGGTCTCTTCGATGCCAACGTGCTGCTGGACAAAGCGCGCATTCCCAACGCATCGTTGGAGCCGCTTGAGCTACGTCGGATTGCAGAGCTGGCAGAGCACATCGCTGACTGGCGTAGTTTGATCACCGAGCCGCCGGATGAGATTCGTGATCGCTGGCCAACTGTGACTGCAATCTCGCAGCCCGTGGTGCAGACGAACTTTTATCGGTTGCTTCAATTGATCAGCGGCAAGATCGAGTCCGATGGTTCGCTTGCCGATTCAGCATCGCCAGAGCTCGCGCGTATTCGCAAGGCGATGGAGCGGCAGCATAAGGCGATTGAAGAAAGCCTGCGTCGGCAGTTGCGCGCGGTGAGTGCAGAGGGCGGAGCGCAGGAAGACCTGATCACCATTCGTGGTGAGCGTTTTGTTATTCCGGTAAAGACGGAGTTTCGCCGTCGCGTGCCCGGCGTCATTCATGGCTCGTCTTCGTCTGGGCAGACCGTGTTCGTGGAGCCGATGGAAACCATCGAGCAGAACAACGAACTGGTGCGCCTGCTGGATGAAGAGCAACAGGAGATTCATCGCATCCTCGTTGCCATGACGCAAGCCGTGGGCGAGCAGGCGGGTTCCATTGCGCGTAGTACAGAAGTGCTTGCAGAGATGGAAGCACACTTTGCCTATGCGAAATTTGCGCAGGAGTTGGATTGCGTTCGTCCAGTATTTACTGACGGTAGGCCGCATGGCGATGACGCTGCGCTTAGCCTTGAGTCGGGGCGTCATCCGCTGTTGCAACTACGCATGCGCGAGGAACGCGCGAAGATTGTGCCCTTAACGCTGAGCCTTCCAGGTGTGGCGAAGCAGCTCATCATCAGCGGTCCAAACACAGGCGGTAAGACGGTTGCGCTCAAGACGGTAGGTCTGCTGGCGTTGATGGCGCAAGCAGGATTGCCCGTGCCTGCTTCCACCGCGCGGCTGCCTATTTTCTCCGGTGTTTACGCGGACATCGGTGATGCGCAGTCGATTGAGCGCAATCTGTCTACGTTCTCCGCGCACATCTCGCATGTGAACGAGATCGCACGCGAAGCGGACAACCGGGCATTGGTGTTGCTGGATGAGCTCGGTTCTGCAACTGACCCCGAAGAGGGCGCGGCGCTCGCTGTTGCCATCAGCGAACGTTTCTTAACGCTGGGTGCGTGGAGCATCATCACAACGCACCTCACGTCGCTGAAAATTTATGCGGCCAAACACGCAGGTGTAGTGAATGCTGCAGTTGGCTTTGATGAACGCACGCTGGCGCCGACCTACGAGTTGCGCATGGGTGTGCCGGGTGCGTCGAGCGGCATCAATATTGCAGAACGTCTTGGGCTGGAAGCATCCATCATCAAGGCTGCACGCGCTTCGGTGACGACACAGTCCGCGGACATCGCACGCTTTCTCGATGAACTCCATACGCAGCTCACGGCTGTTGCGAAAGAGCGCAATGACTTGCGTCTGCGCGAGATGGAAGTGGAGCGCGAAAAGCGTCGCCTGGAAGCTGAAGGCAAGAACGAGCAACACAAGCGCGCACGCGAACTGGAAAGCAAACTCGCATCGTTGATGAAAGAGTTTGAGTACCAGATGCGCGAGAGCGTGAAGTCCATTGAGGACAAGGGCGCGAAGGTTAAGGCCAACGCTGAGGCCGATCGACGTGTTGCCCGCCTGAAGCGTGAGTTCCAGGAGAGCTTCAATCAAACGGTTGTGGCGCACGTCTCGGGTGCGGATAAGAAAGACCCCGCAGCGCAGCCGCATGTAGTGAATGCCGTGAGCGCAGGCGACATGGTGCGGCTGAAGTCGATGCGGCGCGATGCGAAGGTGGAACGCATCATCGACGATCGCACGTATGAAGTGTCCGTTGGCCCAATGAAGATGCGCGTGCCGAAGGATGACATTGCGCATGTCACGGTTCCCGCGCCGCGACAATCACCCCTTCAGCATGCGCAAAAGCGTGGCATCAAAGTGGTGGCACGCGAACCGGATATGGTGCCTGGTGAGATCAACGTTATCGGTCGCACTGCAGATGAAGCTCGTGACGAAGTGGAACGCTTCCTCGATCAGGCGTTTCTCGCGGGCCGTCCAACGGTGCGCGTCGTGCATGGCACAGGCATGGGAATCCTCCGCCGCAGCCTGCGTGATTATCTCCGCAAACATCCGCACGTCGTCAGCATTGAAGAGCCGCCGTATAACGAAGGTGGCCAGGGCGCAACGCTGGTTCAGTTGCGCCAATAG
- a CDS encoding TonB-dependent receptor, with amino-acid sequence MRSLLVTSLAIPLAISAVAQSDSSAVSGTVTDPTGAVLPNAKVTLRNQGTGTENTVTSNESGQYTIPNVRPGTYTVTVEASGFQTFKTSGVQVDPSIAKRVDAAMKVGDTSSSVVVEANTNTVQTESAVLGQLVTQEQVKNIQLNGRNPMYLAQMEPGVVRNSPMANFNFGLDNGINIGGARSQESLLTLDGAPMVRTRSNGTSIGVADVDSTSQVQVLTGSYQAEYGRSDGGQIRMVPKSGTSDFHGSAYEYLRNNFFNANTWSRKLPSNPDATRLHPQAFRYNQFGWNLNGPVYIPGHWNKDKSRLFFLFGQEWVKYMVGATQTNTVPSIAMKGGDFSELLGANAKQYGYNPGTVINQPGTNTPYANNMIPANQLSANGVGLLTAFPSPNTATANYNWIATAAAPQTQRKDTLVVDWVPSDAHRVRLTILNYTFHMTSPFNGNFNKLPQKWSRPNQIAVLHYSWNINPTMVNEAIASASGEHVTIGVDTSSGLYDRTKYGINYPFLFSASTKDLPLKYPTIQLPGAITLLDGTPYPSKSGGVIWTFADNLTKVWGNHTAKFGVSAEYAGENNKDQITVSNTPGSTNNQNGKFVFTDARAGGSGNGIANAALGLFDTYGEIGQRSYTLYRAWSYDAFAQDSWHVSPNLVIEAGMRWSYYNPYFAKWGNQSVFSQKDYNSGNAAVVSPTNGTVSGTQQQLLNGVVIPGSGFPSSAQGHVSADILANGYSFLFRGYDRQYSPTIKTNFQPRVGITYQVKPGTVVRAGGGRYVQRLGITDNVFTGGNTPFQPSASVSQGSVDNPAGQGGTANFPLLYSSQAYNYPSPESWNWNGTVEQEMKGLGVLTVSYAGRRGVHLEELLNINQLQPGTLYQAQNRAVKYADTLRPYQGFYAINQATNGGGSIYHALQVNLRRRMTKGLLFGVAYTWSKAEDYGSANSFKLPNTYDIKPNWGLSDYDARHVFLANFVYNIDQFNHSSHWANRAVLGHWQFSGTLQAQTGQPQRVTTSSDIAGVGQGSGSQYVPFTKPIRTSKAFAGQTGTATWFDTTAFATNSGSAVSCPVANQIAGSTGAVTVATGQSTNLLTCTLFPYAGHILGRGARSAITGTGFQSYSAALNKSWVLVPGHENTALTFRAEAFNLLNHPTPDNPNLTYGSANFGRSTTKGGTYGADRQFQFSLRASF; translated from the coding sequence GTGAGATCGCTCCTTGTGACCTCACTGGCGATTCCGCTCGCTATCAGCGCCGTTGCGCAGTCCGATAGCTCCGCGGTATCGGGAACCGTCACCGATCCAACCGGCGCCGTCCTGCCCAATGCGAAGGTCACCCTCCGCAACCAGGGTACGGGCACTGAAAACACCGTTACCAGCAACGAAAGTGGTCAGTACACCATTCCTAACGTCCGCCCCGGCACCTACACCGTAACGGTGGAAGCCAGCGGATTCCAGACATTCAAGACCAGCGGCGTACAGGTCGATCCGTCGATCGCCAAGCGCGTGGACGCCGCGATGAAGGTCGGCGACACCAGCAGCAGCGTTGTTGTAGAAGCCAACACCAACACCGTGCAGACCGAATCGGCAGTTCTGGGACAGCTCGTTACCCAGGAGCAGGTGAAGAACATTCAGCTCAACGGCCGTAACCCGATGTACCTGGCACAGATGGAGCCCGGCGTCGTGCGTAACTCGCCGATGGCAAACTTCAACTTCGGCTTGGACAACGGCATCAACATCGGCGGCGCACGTAGCCAGGAGAGCTTGTTGACCCTGGACGGCGCTCCGATGGTGCGTACCCGTTCCAACGGTACGTCAATCGGCGTGGCAGACGTGGATTCCACCAGCCAGGTGCAGGTGCTCACGGGCAGCTACCAGGCAGAATACGGCCGTTCTGACGGTGGTCAGATCCGCATGGTTCCCAAGAGCGGAACCTCAGACTTCCACGGATCGGCATACGAGTATTTGCGTAACAACTTCTTCAACGCCAATACCTGGTCCCGTAAGCTACCTTCCAACCCGGATGCAACGCGTCTCCATCCGCAGGCATTCCGCTACAACCAGTTTGGTTGGAACCTGAATGGTCCTGTTTATATTCCTGGACACTGGAACAAGGACAAGTCAAGGCTCTTCTTCCTCTTCGGCCAGGAGTGGGTGAAGTACATGGTCGGCGCAACACAGACCAACACTGTGCCGTCAATCGCCATGAAGGGCGGCGACTTCAGTGAACTGCTGGGTGCCAATGCCAAACAGTACGGTTATAACCCCGGAACGGTGATTAACCAGCCGGGTACCAACACGCCGTACGCGAACAACATGATTCCAGCAAACCAGCTCAGCGCAAACGGCGTTGGCCTGCTGACTGCATTCCCGTCGCCGAATACGGCAACGGCGAACTACAACTGGATTGCCACCGCGGCCGCTCCGCAAACCCAGCGCAAAGATACATTGGTCGTCGATTGGGTCCCGTCAGACGCACACCGTGTCCGTCTGACCATCCTCAATTACACGTTCCACATGACGTCCCCCTTTAACGGCAACTTCAATAAGCTGCCGCAGAAGTGGAGCCGTCCGAACCAGATTGCCGTTCTGCACTACTCCTGGAACATCAACCCGACCATGGTGAATGAAGCTATCGCTTCGGCCTCGGGCGAACACGTAACCATCGGCGTGGATACCTCCAGCGGTCTGTATGACCGTACCAAGTACGGCATCAACTATCCCTTCCTCTTCTCGGCTTCCACGAAGGATCTGCCGCTGAAGTACCCCACCATCCAGCTTCCGGGCGCAATCACTCTGCTGGACGGCACACCCTATCCGTCGAAGTCCGGCGGTGTCATCTGGACCTTTGCAGACAACCTGACCAAGGTGTGGGGTAACCACACGGCGAAGTTTGGTGTCTCTGCTGAGTACGCAGGTGAAAACAATAAGGATCAGATCACCGTATCCAACACACCCGGCTCCACCAACAACCAGAACGGTAAGTTCGTATTTACGGACGCCCGCGCTGGTGGTAGCGGAAACGGTATTGCCAACGCTGCCCTGGGCTTGTTCGACACCTACGGTGAAATCGGCCAGCGCTCTTACACGCTGTACCGTGCATGGTCATATGATGCTTTCGCGCAGGATAGCTGGCACGTATCACCGAACCTGGTGATCGAAGCCGGTATGCGTTGGAGCTACTACAACCCGTACTTCGCGAAGTGGGGCAACCAGTCCGTATTCAGCCAGAAGGATTACAACTCCGGCAATGCGGCCGTTGTAAGCCCGACGAACGGTACGGTATCGGGTACGCAGCAGCAGTTGCTGAACGGTGTTGTAATTCCGGGCAGCGGCTTCCCCTCTAGCGCACAGGGCCACGTGAGCGCGGACATTCTGGCGAACGGATACTCCTTCCTGTTCCGCGGATATGACCGTCAGTACTCGCCCACCATCAAGACGAACTTCCAGCCGCGTGTCGGTATCACTTACCAGGTAAAGCCTGGCACGGTGGTCCGTGCAGGTGGCGGACGTTATGTCCAGCGCCTCGGCATCACGGACAACGTCTTCACGGGTGGCAACACGCCGTTCCAGCCTTCTGCTTCGGTCTCGCAGGGCAGCGTGGACAATCCTGCGGGCCAGGGTGGCACGGCCAACTTCCCGCTGCTGTATTCCTCGCAGGCATATAACTATCCCAGCCCTGAATCCTGGAACTGGAACGGAACGGTCGAACAGGAGATGAAGGGCCTGGGCGTCCTGACTGTTTCTTACGCAGGTCGCAGGGGTGTACATCTGGAAGAGCTGCTGAACATCAACCAGCTTCAGCCCGGAACGCTCTATCAGGCGCAGAACCGCGCTGTGAAGTACGCAGATACACTGCGTCCTTACCAGGGCTTCTATGCCATCAATCAGGCAACGAACGGTGGTGGCTCCATCTACCACGCACTGCAGGTCAACCTCCGTCGCCGTATGACAAAGGGTCTGCTGTTCGGTGTTGCCTATACCTGGTCGAAGGCAGAGGACTATGGCTCCGCTAATAGCTTCAAACTGCCGAACACCTATGACATCAAACCGAACTGGGGCCTCAGCGATTACGATGCCCGTCACGTATTCCTCGCAAACTTCGTCTATAACATCGACCAGTTCAACCACTCGTCGCACTGGGCAAACCGCGCAGTCCTGGGTCACTGGCAGTTCTCCGGAACTCTCCAGGCTCAGACTGGTCAGCCGCAGCGCGTAACTACCAGCTCGGACATCGCGGGCGTCGGACAGGGATCGGGAAGTCAGTACGTCCCCTTCACGAAGCCTATCCGGACGAGCAAGGCGTTCGCAGGCCAGACGGGCACCGCAACGTGGTTTGACACAACGGCATTCGCAACGAACTCAGGTTCGGCTGTGAGCTGCCCGGTAGCAAACCAGATCGCAGGATCCACCGGCGCCGTCACTGTGGCGACTGGACAATCGACGAACCTGTTGACCTGCACCCTGTTCCCATACGCAGGTCACATCCTGGGTCGTGGCGCACGTAGCGCGATCACAGGTACGGGCTTCCAGAGCTACAGCGCAGCTTTGAACAAGAGCTGGGTTCTGGTTCCGGGTCACGAGAACACGGCACTCACCTTCCGTGCTGAAGCGTTCAACCTGCTCAACCACCCAACCCCGGATAACCCGAACCTGACCTACGGATCGGCCAACTTCGGACGCAGCACCACAAAGGGCGGTACCTACGGCGCTGATCGTCAGTTCCAGTTCAGCCTGCGTGCATCGTTCTAA